Proteins encoded within one genomic window of Amycolatopsis sp. 2-15:
- a CDS encoding FAD-dependent oxidoreductase, producing the protein MTDVDVIVVGAGGGGLTAALAAHDAGAGVVVLEKAEHAGGNTALSTGSVPGAGTRFQAAAGIDDSASRLATDLLAQSGSHDADDLARLLATGSAALVEWLIDTHGVDLRLITDYKHVGHSVPRLHAPPSRKGRDLVADLLRAVRATDTEVLVHTPVAALLHDDEGRVTGVRVSGPRSGTYDITSHAVVLAGNGFAANRDLLREWAPAIAGFEYFGSHSSTGESLQWALDLGARLGNPTAYQGYAAVAYPHGSITSWTTVEMGGVLVNGAGQRFGDESRGYSGYADAVLGTPGPWHVVFDTTIRDYVAGHEQEFAELVALGGARECATVADLATFCGVSRSALTTTLASAASAASGDTKDTWGRTDWGFGPLHPPYVAVRSVPGLFHTQGGLLVDAHARPTTDTGPIPGLYAVGGVATGISGHTGGAGYSSGNGLLSALGLGHLAGTHAGSLAR; encoded by the coding sequence ATGACGGACGTCGACGTGATCGTGGTCGGGGCCGGCGGTGGCGGCCTCACCGCCGCCCTGGCGGCCCACGACGCGGGCGCCGGCGTGGTCGTGCTGGAGAAGGCCGAGCACGCAGGCGGGAACACCGCGTTGTCCACGGGTTCCGTCCCCGGCGCCGGCACGCGCTTCCAGGCCGCGGCAGGCATCGACGACTCGGCCTCCCGCCTCGCGACGGACCTGCTCGCCCAGTCCGGCAGCCACGACGCCGACGACCTGGCCCGCCTGCTCGCCACGGGTTCGGCCGCGCTGGTGGAGTGGCTGATCGACACGCACGGCGTCGACCTGCGCTTGATCACCGACTACAAACACGTCGGCCACTCCGTGCCGCGGCTGCACGCCCCGCCTTCACGCAAGGGCCGCGACCTCGTCGCCGACCTGCTGCGCGCGGTGCGGGCGACGGACACCGAGGTGCTCGTGCACACACCGGTGGCCGCGCTGCTCCACGACGACGAGGGCCGCGTCACCGGCGTGCGCGTCTCCGGCCCGCGCAGTGGCACTTACGACATCACCTCCCATGCCGTCGTGCTGGCCGGCAACGGTTTCGCAGCCAACCGCGACCTGCTGCGCGAGTGGGCCCCGGCCATCGCCGGCTTCGAGTACTTCGGCTCCCACAGCAGCACGGGCGAATCGCTGCAGTGGGCCCTGGACCTGGGTGCCCGGCTGGGCAACCCGACGGCTTACCAGGGTTACGCGGCCGTCGCCTACCCCCACGGCTCCATCACGTCGTGGACCACGGTGGAAATGGGCGGCGTCCTCGTGAACGGCGCCGGCCAACGCTTCGGCGACGAATCCCGCGGCTACTCCGGCTACGCCGACGCCGTGCTCGGCACACCCGGCCCCTGGCACGTCGTCTTCGACACGACGATCCGCGACTACGTGGCCGGCCACGAGCAGGAGTTCGCGGAACTCGTCGCCCTGGGCGGCGCCCGCGAATGCGCGACGGTAGCGGACCTGGCCACCTTCTGCGGCGTCTCCCGTTCCGCCCTCACCACCACCCTGGCTTCCGCCGCATCGGCGGCCTCCGGCGACACCAAGGACACCTGGGGCCGCACCGATTGGGGCTTCGGCCCGCTGCACCCGCCCTACGTCGCCGTCCGCTCCGTGCCCGGCCTCTTCCACACCCAGGGCGGCCTCCTCGTCGACGCCCACGCCCGCCCGACCACTGACACCGGCCCCATCCCGGGCCTCTACGCCGTCGGCGGCGTCGCCACCGGCATCAGCGGCCACACCGGCGGCGCCGGCTACAGCTCCGGCAACGGCCTCCTATCCGCCCTCGGCCTCGGCCACCTCGCCGGCACCCACGCCGGGTCCCTGGCGCGATGA
- a CDS encoding isochorismatase family protein, translating into MSDRPWSDVITADDEARYEAAGFGKPAGLGERPALLIIDVQYRTVGNSPKPFFESVAEDYRTSCGQAGWDAVANISRLLTTFRAEGWPVLYPYVAPKASYDSGRLGAKVPSIMDVPLQGYEFVAEVAPAEGDVLLPKRHPSAFFGTPLVSYLIDRAVDTLVVTGCTTSGCVRSSVVDAFAYNFRVAVPHDAVYDRTPTVHQANLFDMAQKYADVASTDRILTSLSELSA; encoded by the coding sequence GTGAGCGACCGTCCGTGGTCCGACGTGATCACCGCCGACGACGAGGCTCGCTACGAGGCCGCGGGGTTCGGCAAGCCCGCCGGCTTGGGCGAGCGTCCGGCGTTGCTGATCATCGACGTGCAGTACCGCACCGTCGGGAACTCGCCGAAGCCGTTCTTCGAGTCGGTGGCCGAGGACTACCGCACGAGCTGCGGGCAGGCCGGCTGGGACGCGGTGGCGAACATCAGCCGGTTGCTGACGACGTTCCGCGCCGAGGGCTGGCCGGTGCTCTACCCTTATGTGGCCCCGAAAGCGTCGTACGATTCGGGGCGGCTCGGGGCGAAAGTGCCGTCCATCATGGACGTTCCTTTGCAGGGGTACGAGTTCGTCGCCGAGGTCGCGCCGGCCGAGGGTGACGTGCTGCTGCCGAAGCGGCACCCGAGCGCTTTCTTCGGGACACCGCTGGTGAGTTACCTGATCGACCGGGCGGTGGACACGCTCGTGGTCACCGGCTGCACCACCAGCGGGTGCGTGCGGTCCAGTGTGGTCGATGCGTTCGCGTACAACTTCCGCGTCGCCGTTCCGCACGACGCCGTGTACGACCGCACGCCGACCGTGCACCAGGCCAACTTGTTCGACATGGCGCAGAAGTACGCGGACGTCGCCAGCACGGACCGGATCCTCACCTCGCTTTCGGAGCTCTCGGCATGA
- a CDS encoding dihydroorotase yields MKPYDLRLHDGRVVLPGTGLSEVDVCVRDGKIAAICAPSDELPAAETVDVTGRWVLPGAIDAHVHLGQDLSVPKTVEDAALETASAAAGGVTTMLAYLMSPQPYDELFPAARDLMAEHAHTDFGFHFCVVTPEHIENIGHYARDLGVSSFKVFTNFRGNEGAYLNLPGNDDSFLFDALQAAADSGAMIAQHAENIELVWRLRERLSKDPDAGLDAWHAVRPPYVEAEAEGRVAYLASVVGASSYAVHVTSREALSALERQRAEYPDVFVETCPHYLTLGIDSGLGSRGKVNPPLRTRDDREALWEAVADGRVDVIGSDHVPRHFSAKDKDLWSASAGFPGTGTLLPLLLSEGHFNRGIPVERLVDLTATRPAQLFGLWPRKGAIRIGADADFAVVDPNRPSTVAAATQHSGAAYSVWEGWESKVSVQHTILGGEFTVRDGAVQGPRGQFLARRNSGRAALAFGAKKEVPA; encoded by the coding sequence ATGAAGCCCTACGATCTGCGACTCCACGACGGCCGGGTCGTGCTGCCCGGCACCGGCCTGAGCGAGGTCGACGTGTGCGTGCGCGACGGGAAGATCGCCGCGATCTGCGCGCCGTCCGACGAGCTGCCCGCCGCCGAGACCGTCGACGTCACCGGCCGCTGGGTCCTGCCCGGCGCCATCGACGCCCACGTGCACCTGGGCCAGGACCTCTCCGTGCCCAAGACCGTGGAGGACGCCGCACTGGAGACGGCTTCGGCCGCGGCGGGCGGCGTCACCACGATGCTGGCGTACCTGATGAGCCCGCAGCCCTACGACGAGCTGTTCCCGGCCGCGCGCGACCTGATGGCCGAGCACGCGCACACCGACTTCGGCTTCCACTTCTGCGTGGTGACGCCCGAGCACATCGAGAACATCGGGCACTACGCGCGTGACCTCGGTGTGTCGAGCTTCAAGGTGTTCACCAACTTCCGCGGCAACGAGGGCGCGTACCTCAACCTGCCCGGCAACGACGACTCGTTCCTCTTCGACGCCCTGCAGGCTGCCGCCGACTCGGGCGCGATGATCGCCCAGCACGCCGAAAACATCGAGCTCGTGTGGCGGCTGCGCGAGCGGCTGAGCAAGGACCCCGACGCCGGCCTGGACGCTTGGCACGCCGTGCGTCCGCCGTATGTGGAGGCCGAAGCCGAGGGCCGGGTCGCTTACTTGGCGAGCGTGGTGGGCGCATCCAGCTACGCGGTGCACGTGACGAGCCGGGAAGCGCTCTCCGCGTTGGAGCGCCAGCGCGCGGAGTACCCCGACGTGTTCGTGGAGACGTGCCCGCACTACCTCACGCTCGGCATCGACTCCGGGCTCGGCTCGCGCGGCAAGGTCAACCCACCGCTGCGTACGCGTGACGACCGGGAAGCGCTGTGGGAGGCCGTGGCCGACGGGCGCGTCGACGTGATCGGCTCCGACCACGTGCCGCGGCATTTCAGCGCGAAAGACAAGGATCTGTGGAGCGCGTCGGCCGGTTTCCCTGGCACGGGCACGCTTTTGCCGCTGCTGCTGAGTGAAGGGCACTTCAACCGGGGTATCCCGGTGGAGCGGCTCGTCGACCTCACTGCCACGCGTCCGGCGCAGCTGTTCGGCCTGTGGCCGCGCAAGGGCGCGATCCGGATCGGCGCGGACGCCGATTTCGCCGTGGTGGACCCGAACCGGCCGAGCACGGTCGCGGCGGCGACCCAGCATTCCGGTGCCGCGTATTCGGTGTGGGAGGGCTGGGAGTCGAAGGTGAGCGTGCAGCACACCATTCTCGGTGGCGAGTTCACCGTGCGCGACGGTGCGGTGCAAGGTCCGCGCGGGCAGTTCCTCGCGCGGCGCAACAGTGGCCGTGCCGCGCTGGCTTTCGGTGCGAAGAAGGAGGTTCCGGCGTGA
- a CDS encoding isocitrate lyase/PEP mutase family protein encodes MTSSLGARLRERVATRDQAPLLLAGAPNALTARVAEETGFEAVYLSGAGITNTYLGAPDVGLLSLPELAGHVEATRDAVTLPLVVDADTGFGNALGVQRTVRTLERAGATAIQLEDQVSPKRCGHFTGKEVIEASEMVGKIQAAVDARATEDFLIVARTDARAVVGLTAACERANLYREAGADILFVEAPGSPEELAEITRTVPGPHIANMVEGGLTPILPLEELRTLGFSVALYANTAMRGAVAGMRIALRHLKEHGDTTEIGDKIISWADRQNLVRKPLFDALDEKYAGRTTE; translated from the coding sequence GTGACAAGCTCTCTGGGTGCCCGGCTGCGCGAGCGGGTGGCGACGCGCGACCAGGCGCCGTTGCTCCTGGCAGGCGCGCCCAACGCGCTCACCGCCCGGGTCGCGGAAGAGACCGGGTTCGAAGCCGTCTACCTCTCCGGCGCCGGGATCACCAACACCTACCTCGGTGCCCCCGACGTCGGCCTGCTGTCGCTGCCGGAGCTGGCGGGCCACGTCGAGGCGACGCGCGACGCGGTCACCCTGCCGCTTGTGGTCGACGCCGACACCGGTTTCGGCAACGCGCTCGGCGTGCAGCGCACCGTGCGCACGCTCGAACGCGCCGGCGCCACCGCGATCCAGCTCGAAGACCAGGTCTCCCCCAAGCGGTGCGGCCACTTCACGGGCAAAGAGGTGATCGAAGCGTCGGAGATGGTCGGGAAAATCCAGGCCGCGGTCGACGCTCGCGCCACCGAGGACTTCCTGATCGTGGCGCGCACCGACGCCCGCGCCGTGGTGGGGCTCACCGCCGCGTGCGAGCGCGCGAACCTCTACCGCGAAGCCGGCGCCGACATCCTGTTCGTCGAGGCGCCCGGTTCACCGGAGGAGCTGGCCGAGATCACGCGGACCGTGCCCGGCCCGCACATCGCCAACATGGTCGAGGGCGGGCTCACGCCCATCCTGCCGCTGGAAGAGCTGCGCACACTGGGTTTCTCGGTCGCCCTCTACGCCAACACGGCCATGCGGGGCGCCGTCGCCGGGATGCGGATCGCGTTGCGCCACCTCAAGGAACACGGCGACACCACCGAGATCGGCGACAAGATCATCAGCTGGGCCGACCGGCAGAACCTGGTGCGCAAGCCGCTGTTCGACGCCCTCGACGAGAAGTACGCGGGAAGGACCACCGAATGA
- a CDS encoding GntR family transcriptional regulator — protein MATPPPLERRTDTYAGRSLDVLRAMVRDGQLQPGQRLNEVELARALGISRGPLREAIQRLASEGLLNVVPHRGAYVRTFDADELRDLYELRTALETHAVRLAARRADNEDLRDLDDLLRATEEVLESDVDTAYPGELDFHHRVVALSGNQSILRAFADANNQIQLARSRSGRQPRRARDAFKEHREVLRALAGGDAELAARLMDEHLQHSLENALSLFENTVPDSPSGLAGRLEDEEL, from the coding sequence ATGGCGACACCGCCCCCTCTGGAACGACGCACCGACACCTACGCCGGCCGCAGCCTCGACGTGCTGCGCGCCATGGTGCGCGACGGGCAGCTGCAGCCAGGGCAGCGGCTCAACGAGGTCGAGCTCGCCCGCGCGCTCGGCATCAGCCGGGGTCCGCTGCGCGAGGCGATCCAGCGGCTGGCCAGTGAGGGCCTGCTCAACGTCGTCCCCCACCGCGGTGCGTACGTGCGCACGTTCGACGCCGACGAGCTGCGCGACCTCTACGAGCTGCGCACCGCGCTGGAGACCCACGCCGTTCGGCTCGCGGCACGGCGCGCGGACAACGAGGACCTGCGGGACCTCGACGACCTCCTGCGGGCCACCGAGGAGGTCCTGGAGTCCGATGTGGACACCGCGTATCCCGGCGAGCTCGATTTCCACCACCGCGTGGTCGCATTGTCGGGCAACCAGTCCATCCTGCGTGCCTTCGCCGACGCCAACAACCAGATCCAGCTCGCCCGGTCCCGATCCGGGCGCCAGCCGCGCCGGGCCCGCGACGCCTTCAAGGAGCACCGCGAGGTCCTGCGCGCACTCGCCGGCGGCGACGCCGAGCTGGCCGCGCGCCTGATGGACGAGCACCTGCAGCATTCGCTCGAAAACGCCCTGTCCCTGTTCGAAAACACCGTGCCCGACAGCCCGAGCGGGCTCGCGGGCCGGCTGGAAGACGAGGAGTTGTAA
- a CDS encoding MFS transporter encodes MENRTSAVGDTATAGTAGVDRRVVAAGLVGSIVEYFDFGIYGYLATVLAVVFFASGVDPTASLLATLATFAAAFALRPLGGLIFGHLGDRLGRKRMLATTVLAMCAATFAVGVLPTYAAIGSTAAFLLVTARCVQGVAAGGEVGGAASYVAEYAPAHRRGFLCSTVQFGALGGALLASAVVTTLTTVLTKQQMTDWGWRLPFLLSLPLGAVGVWIRLKLEDSKQFHNLAAQGAVAKAPVRELFTSHRGALVRTLGLSILLFALYYVVYVYASIHLQRVGGFSPKQAFWSTTVTLIVSCAAMPFFGALSDRIGRRPVFLGATIATLILTVPVFMVMNAGHYVPALLAQIVLGLPESALMAVAFSTFAELFTTRVRYSGIALGFNLASTAVGGTAPYICTWLIARTGSSLAPAGFLLVTALITLAAAVRMKETRGTALRDS; translated from the coding sequence ATGGAAAACCGCACGTCAGCGGTCGGTGACACCGCCACCGCCGGCACGGCGGGCGTCGACCGCCGGGTCGTGGCCGCCGGTCTGGTCGGCTCGATCGTCGAGTACTTCGACTTCGGCATCTACGGCTACCTCGCGACCGTGCTCGCCGTCGTCTTCTTCGCCTCCGGTGTCGACCCCACCGCGTCCCTGCTGGCCACGTTGGCGACCTTCGCCGCCGCGTTCGCGCTGCGTCCGCTGGGCGGCCTGATCTTCGGCCACCTCGGCGACCGGCTGGGCCGCAAGCGCATGCTGGCCACCACGGTGCTCGCCATGTGCGCCGCGACGTTCGCCGTCGGCGTGCTCCCCACGTACGCGGCGATCGGCAGCACGGCCGCGTTCCTGCTGGTCACGGCCCGGTGCGTGCAGGGTGTCGCGGCCGGTGGCGAGGTCGGTGGCGCCGCGTCCTACGTCGCCGAGTACGCCCCGGCGCACCGTCGAGGCTTCCTCTGCTCCACTGTCCAGTTCGGCGCGCTCGGCGGCGCGCTGCTCGCGTCGGCCGTGGTCACGACGCTGACGACCGTGCTCACCAAGCAGCAGATGACCGACTGGGGCTGGCGCCTGCCGTTCCTGCTCAGCCTGCCGCTGGGCGCCGTCGGCGTGTGGATCCGGCTCAAGCTCGAAGACTCGAAGCAGTTCCACAACCTGGCCGCCCAGGGTGCGGTCGCGAAAGCGCCGGTGCGAGAGCTGTTCACTTCGCACCGCGGGGCGCTCGTGCGCACGCTCGGCCTGTCGATCCTGCTGTTCGCCCTGTACTACGTGGTCTACGTCTACGCGTCGATCCACTTGCAGCGCGTGGGCGGGTTCAGCCCGAAGCAGGCGTTCTGGTCGACCACCGTCACGCTGATCGTCTCGTGTGCGGCGATGCCGTTCTTCGGCGCGCTGTCCGACCGGATCGGGCGCCGGCCGGTGTTCCTCGGCGCGACGATCGCGACGCTGATCCTGACCGTGCCGGTGTTCATGGTGATGAACGCGGGTCACTACGTGCCGGCACTGCTCGCCCAGATCGTGCTGGGGCTGCCCGAATCCGCGCTGATGGCGGTGGCGTTCTCGACGTTCGCGGAGCTGTTCACCACCCGCGTGCGCTACAGCGGCATCGCGCTCGGGTTCAACCTGGCCAGCACGGCCGTGGGCGGCACCGCGCCCTACATCTGCACCTGGCTGATCGCCCGCACGGGCAGCAGCCTGGCCCCGGCCGGATTCCTGCTCGTGACAGCGTTGATCACACTTGCGGCAGCAGTGCGGATGAAGGAAACCCGCGGCACCGCGCTGCGCGACAGCTGA
- a CDS encoding CocE/NonD family hydrolase codes for MRPSTAFFGLLVLFLTQLVSPAQAAAWSPGPAQYSVTETNDVPVTMADGTVIKADVLRPDARGTFPVLLAQTPYGRADLHEDLSYFVQRGYVAVISDVRGTGGSGGQWVPFAPIERQDGAALVRWAAALPGSDGNVGLNGGSYVDINQLTTAAAVGPGSPLKAIFPVVAGNDLYRDLAAMGGLPNAEFMPLWELLTGPRTVTQPVLDALNSGSPAALLAALAIELQHLGGLGAGTLPLLTGEFTCGEQAFDEDYWQSRNPANVLSDVVANGIPAYLVGGWNDLFQRGALMNYAALQNAWAGRPVTAPMAAGQTATSRYQLLMGPWYHDPTGAIDLHPIELAWYDHWLKGVDTGITDTTKPLHTNVFGTDKWVDTTTYPFTGPSSTTYYLGDGRTGTAPRSANDGTLTTSPPSGSGTDWITWTPTSSTCTRSTAQWLGGFLPNPACDTTNLDREHGPGSLVYTSAPLTQPSVLAGPITASISAQANTLDTMWVVTVTDVGPDGSSKPLTEGALIGSQRETDSARSWYSPDGKLLMPYHPYTRQSEKWVVPNEITRYDVEVFPTFAQLAAGHRIRVVLTTADTPHLTPTLTQLPRLLGGIYQVKTPASSITLPLAPLSAFTG; via the coding sequence ATGCGGCCTTCGACGGCGTTCTTCGGCCTGCTCGTCCTCTTCCTGACCCAGCTCGTCTCGCCGGCCCAAGCGGCCGCCTGGTCACCAGGCCCGGCCCAGTACTCCGTGACCGAGACGAACGACGTGCCCGTCACGATGGCCGACGGCACCGTGATCAAGGCCGACGTCCTGCGGCCCGACGCGCGCGGTACGTTCCCCGTGCTGCTCGCGCAGACGCCGTACGGCCGTGCTGACCTGCACGAAGACCTGTCCTACTTCGTGCAGCGCGGCTACGTCGCGGTGATCTCCGACGTCCGCGGCACCGGCGGTTCGGGCGGGCAGTGGGTGCCGTTCGCGCCGATCGAACGGCAGGACGGCGCCGCCTTGGTCCGGTGGGCCGCGGCGCTGCCCGGCAGCGACGGCAACGTCGGGCTCAACGGCGGCTCGTACGTCGACATCAACCAACTGACCACCGCGGCTGCCGTCGGCCCTGGCTCCCCGCTGAAGGCGATCTTCCCCGTCGTCGCGGGCAACGATCTCTACCGCGACCTCGCCGCGATGGGTGGGCTGCCCAACGCCGAGTTCATGCCGCTGTGGGAGCTGCTCACCGGGCCGCGCACGGTCACCCAGCCCGTGCTCGACGCGCTGAACAGCGGCTCACCCGCCGCACTGCTGGCGGCGCTGGCCATCGAGCTGCAGCACCTCGGCGGGCTCGGCGCGGGCACGTTGCCCCTGCTCACGGGCGAGTTCACCTGCGGCGAGCAGGCGTTCGACGAGGACTACTGGCAGTCGCGCAACCCCGCCAACGTGCTGAGTGACGTCGTCGCGAACGGCATTCCCGCGTACCTCGTCGGCGGCTGGAACGACCTCTTCCAGCGCGGTGCCCTGATGAACTACGCGGCACTGCAGAACGCGTGGGCCGGCCGGCCCGTGACCGCGCCGATGGCCGCCGGACAGACGGCGACCAGCCGCTACCAGCTTTTGATGGGCCCCTGGTACCACGACCCGACCGGCGCGATCGACCTCCACCCGATCGAGCTGGCCTGGTACGACCATTGGCTCAAAGGTGTCGACACCGGGATCACCGACACCACGAAACCCTTGCACACCAACGTGTTCGGCACCGACAAGTGGGTCGACACCACGACGTACCCGTTCACCGGCCCATCATCGACCACGTACTATCTCGGCGACGGCCGCACTGGCACCGCACCGCGCTCGGCCAACGACGGCACGCTGACCACCAGCCCGCCCTCGGGCAGTGGCACCGACTGGATCACCTGGACTCCGACGTCGAGCACCTGCACGCGGTCCACCGCCCAGTGGCTGGGCGGGTTCCTGCCCAACCCCGCGTGCGACACCACGAACCTCGATCGCGAACACGGCCCCGGTTCGCTCGTCTACACGTCCGCGCCGCTGACACAGCCGAGCGTGCTCGCCGGGCCGATCACCGCGTCGATCTCCGCGCAGGCCAACACCCTGGACACGATGTGGGTGGTGACCGTGACCGACGTCGGCCCGGACGGTTCGTCCAAGCCGCTCACCGAAGGCGCGTTGATCGGTTCGCAACGCGAGACGGACTCGGCACGCAGCTGGTACAGCCCCGACGGGAAGCTGTTGATGCCTTACCACCCGTACACCCGTCAGTCGGAGAAGTGGGTGGTACCGAACGAAATCACGCGTTACGACGTGGAGGTGTTCCCCACGTTCGCGCAGCTCGCGGCCGGCCACCGCATCCGCGTTGTCCTGACGACGGCCGACACCCCGCACCTCACGCCGACGCTGACCCAGCTGCCCCGCCTGCTCGGCGGCATCTACCAGGTGAAGACGCCCGCGTCTTCGATCACGCTGCCGCTGGCACCGCTCTCGGCGTTCACCGGGTGA
- a CDS encoding DUF1992 domain-containing protein has product MTERKPPGVSFGSWVDRLISAAQSRGEFDDLPGAGKPLPPATGRDAATDWALRRAREGDLDTGSFLPPSLAIPREIQDLPAKLASVRTEKRVREIVEDLNERIRETHRRPQEGPPLRAKPLDVDEIVESWRVTR; this is encoded by the coding sequence GTGACCGAGCGCAAACCCCCCGGCGTGTCCTTCGGCTCGTGGGTCGACCGCCTGATCTCCGCCGCCCAGTCGCGCGGCGAGTTCGACGACCTGCCCGGCGCAGGCAAGCCGCTGCCACCCGCGACCGGGCGCGACGCCGCCACGGACTGGGCCCTGCGCCGCGCCCGCGAAGGCGACCTGGACACGGGCTCGTTCCTGCCGCCGTCACTCGCGATCCCGCGCGAAATCCAGGACCTGCCGGCGAAACTGGCGTCGGTGCGCACCGAGAAGCGCGTGCGCGAGATCGTGGAAGACCTCAACGAGCGCATCCGCGAAACCCACCGCCGGCCGCAGGAAGGCCCGCCGCTGCGCGCGAAGCCGTTGGACGTCGACGAAATCGTGGAGAGCTGGCGCGTCACCCGGTGA
- a CDS encoding TetR/AcrR family transcriptional regulator: MTVEQNRDDRAAEAEQIDRTLALLWRERATPAAEPARGRRPTLTVGQIVAAAITVADADGLVATSMHRVAKELGAGTMTLYTYVPGKTELVDLMVDDVLVERGLPGPGQPRTGDWRAQIRLYSERTREAHRRHPWLREMSRVRPALGPGQLAGQEYVLSTVDGLGLAPRETVAAANSITAYVDANAALEAESIHLERSTGQSNDAWWDQRSSFWGKYFDLTAHPAMNRAWLGGGFDQGAGEQAAEAWDFGLDRLLDGIELQVKRCRGPEPGR, translated from the coding sequence ATGACCGTCGAGCAGAACCGCGACGACCGCGCCGCGGAGGCCGAGCAGATCGACCGCACGCTGGCGTTGCTGTGGCGCGAACGTGCCACGCCCGCCGCCGAACCCGCGCGCGGGCGCCGCCCGACGCTCACCGTCGGGCAGATCGTGGCCGCGGCCATCACGGTCGCCGACGCCGACGGGCTCGTGGCCACGTCGATGCACCGCGTCGCCAAGGAGCTCGGCGCCGGGACCATGACGCTCTACACCTACGTGCCCGGCAAGACCGAGCTCGTCGACCTGATGGTGGACGACGTGCTCGTCGAGCGTGGTCTGCCCGGCCCCGGGCAGCCCCGGACGGGTGACTGGCGCGCGCAGATCCGGCTCTACTCCGAGCGCACGCGCGAAGCCCACCGCCGCCACCCGTGGCTGCGCGAGATGTCGCGGGTGCGCCCGGCGCTCGGCCCGGGCCAGCTCGCCGGCCAGGAGTACGTGCTGTCCACCGTGGACGGTCTGGGGCTCGCGCCGCGCGAAACCGTGGCCGCCGCCAACAGCATCACGGCCTACGTCGACGCCAACGCGGCGCTCGAGGCCGAGAGCATCCACCTCGAACGCAGCACCGGCCAGTCGAACGACGCGTGGTGGGACCAGCGGTCTTCCTTCTGGGGCAAGTACTTCGACCTCACCGCGCACCCGGCGATGAACCGCGCGTGGCTCGGCGGCGGCTTCGACCAGGGCGCGGGCGAACAGGCGGCCGAGGCCTGGGACTTCGGCCTCGACCGGCTGCTCGACGGCATCGAGCTGCAGGTCAAGCGGTGCCGCGGGCCAGAGCCCGGGCGATGA
- a CDS encoding acyl-CoA dehydrogenase family protein — MDFDLPEETVALKQLCRDFAAKEIAPYAADWSERSHFPTEVFHDLGKLGLMGMLVDEKYGGANAGFVSYVAAMEELGAADQSIASAWNAHSTIASLPLATFGTHEQKERWLRPLASGEAIGAFGLTEPTAGSDAAGIRTRARRADGGWLLDGTKMFISNAGTEMSLGVTVLALTGENDSGAKRYGTFFIPEGTPGYTKGQPLKKLGWHALDTRELVFSGCWVPDDHLIGEEGNGLRQFLEVLDGGRISVAALSLSLAQKALDLAVRHAGEREQFGQPLTRFQAVGHKLADMATEIAAARWLVYNAAWLGDQGRPFSTAAAMAKLYASEVANRAASQSVQIHGGYGFIRESTISRFYADAKILEIGEGTSEVQRNVIARALARGTA, encoded by the coding sequence CTTCGACCTGCCCGAGGAAACCGTCGCGCTGAAGCAGCTCTGCCGGGATTTCGCCGCGAAGGAGATCGCGCCCTACGCCGCCGATTGGTCGGAGCGCAGCCACTTCCCCACGGAGGTGTTCCACGACCTGGGCAAGCTCGGGCTCATGGGCATGCTCGTGGACGAGAAGTACGGCGGCGCCAACGCCGGCTTCGTGTCCTATGTGGCCGCGATGGAGGAGCTCGGCGCGGCCGACCAGTCGATCGCGTCGGCGTGGAACGCGCACTCGACCATCGCCAGCCTTCCACTCGCCACGTTCGGCACTCACGAGCAGAAGGAACGCTGGCTGCGGCCGCTCGCCTCAGGAGAAGCGATCGGCGCGTTCGGCCTCACCGAACCCACGGCCGGCTCGGACGCTGCGGGAATCCGCACCCGCGCCCGACGTGCCGACGGCGGCTGGCTGCTCGACGGCACGAAGATGTTCATCAGCAACGCCGGCACCGAGATGAGCCTCGGCGTCACCGTGCTGGCCCTGACCGGCGAGAACGACAGCGGCGCCAAGCGCTACGGCACGTTCTTCATCCCCGAAGGCACCCCCGGCTACACCAAGGGCCAGCCGCTGAAGAAGCTCGGCTGGCACGCGCTCGACACGCGCGAGCTGGTGTTCTCCGGCTGCTGGGTGCCCGACGACCACCTGATCGGCGAGGAAGGCAACGGGCTGCGCCAGTTCCTGGAAGTCCTCGACGGCGGGCGCATCAGCGTGGCCGCGCTGTCGTTGTCGCTGGCGCAGAAAGCCCTCGACCTGGCGGTGCGCCACGCGGGCGAACGCGAGCAGTTCGGCCAGCCGCTCACCCGGTTCCAGGCCGTGGGGCACAAGCTCGCGGACATGGCCACGGAGATCGCGGCGGCGCGCTGGCTCGTGTACAACGCGGCGTGGCTCGGTGACCAGGGCCGCCCGTTCAGCACCGCTGCGGCGATGGCGAAGCTGTACGCGTCGGAGGTCGCGAACCGCGCGGCCAGCCAGAGCGTGCAGATCCACGGCGGCTACGGCTTCATCCGCGAGTCCACGATCTCGCGGTTCTACGCCGACGCGAAGATCCTCGAAATCGGCGAAGGCACGAGCGAGGTGCAGCGCAACGTCATCGCCCGGGCTCTGGCCCGCGGCACCGCTTGA